One Stenotrophomonas maltophilia DNA window includes the following coding sequences:
- a CDS encoding alpha/beta fold hydrolase, which translates to MRDLPGYPAHPQRFDVRPGLSMNYLDEGPRDGEVVVMVHGNPSWSYYWRTLVAGLSDTYRCIVPDHIGMGLSDKPDDSRYEYTLQSRVDDLDALLKHLGITGPVTLAVHDWGGMIGFGWALSHHDQVKRLVVLNTAAFPMPAAKTMPWQIALGRHWKIGEWIIRSFNAFSSGASWLGVERKMPADVRRAYVSPYNSYANRISTIRFMQDIPLSPADKAWSLLERAGKALPSFADRPAFLGWGLRDFVFDHHFLKGFQAALPRAQVHAFEDAGHYVLEDKHEVLVPEIRAFLDANPI; encoded by the coding sequence ATGCGCGATCTTCCCGGTTACCCCGCCCACCCGCAGCGCTTCGACGTGCGCCCCGGCCTGTCGATGAACTATCTCGACGAAGGTCCGCGCGACGGCGAGGTGGTGGTGATGGTGCACGGCAATCCGTCGTGGAGCTATTACTGGCGCACGCTGGTGGCCGGCCTGTCGGACACGTACCGCTGCATCGTGCCGGACCACATCGGCATGGGCCTGTCGGACAAGCCGGACGATAGCCGCTACGAGTACACCCTGCAGTCGCGCGTGGACGATCTCGACGCGCTGCTCAAGCATCTGGGCATCACCGGTCCGGTGACCCTGGCCGTGCACGACTGGGGCGGCATGATCGGCTTCGGCTGGGCGCTGTCGCACCACGACCAGGTGAAGCGCCTGGTGGTGCTCAACACCGCCGCGTTCCCGATGCCGGCGGCGAAGACGATGCCGTGGCAGATCGCGCTGGGCCGCCACTGGAAGATCGGCGAGTGGATCATCCGCAGCTTCAACGCGTTCTCGTCCGGCGCCTCGTGGCTGGGCGTGGAGCGGAAGATGCCGGCCGACGTGCGCCGTGCCTACGTGTCGCCGTACAACAGCTACGCCAACCGCATCAGCACCATCCGTTTCATGCAGGACATCCCGCTGTCGCCGGCCGACAAGGCCTGGTCGCTGCTGGAGCGTGCCGGCAAGGCGCTGCCGTCGTTCGCCGACCGACCGGCCTTCCTCGGCTGGGGCCTGCGCGACTTCGTGTTCGACCACCACTTCCTGAAGGGCTTCCAGGCCGCGCTGCCGCGGGCCCAGGTGCATGCCTTCGAGGACGCCGGGCATTACGTGCTGGAAGACAAGCATGAGGTGCTGGTGCCGGAGATCCGCGCGTTCCTGGACGCCAACCCGATCTGA
- the oleC gene encoding olefin beta-lactone synthetase yields MNRPCNIAARLPELARERPDQIAIRCPGRRGAGNGMAAYDVTLDYRQLDARSDAMAAGLAGYGIGRGVRTVVMVRPSPEFFLLMFALFKQGAVPVLVDPGIDKRALKQCLDEAQPEAFIGIPLAHVARLVLRWAPSAARLVTVGRRLGWGGTTLAALERAGANGGPMLAATDGEDMAAILFTSGSTGVPKGVVYRHRHFVGQIQLLGSAFGMEAGGVDLPTFPPFALFDPALGLTSVIPDMDPTRPAQADPARLHDAIQRFGVTQLFGSPALMRVLARHGRPLPTVTRVTSAGAPVPPDVVATIRSLLPADAQFWTPYGATECLPVAVVEGRELERTRAATEAGAGTCVGSVVEPNEVRIIAIDDAPLPDWSQARVLSTGEVGEITVAGPTATDSYFNRPQATAAAKISETLADGSVRVVHRMGDVGYFDAQGRLWFCGRKTHRVETARGPLYTEQVEPVFNTVPGVARTALVGVGPAGAQVPVLCVELQRGQSDSPALQEALRAHAAARAPEAGLQHFLVHPAFPVDIRHNAKIGREKLAVWASAELEKRA; encoded by the coding sequence ATGAACCGACCCTGCAATATTGCGGCCCGTTTGCCTGAACTGGCGCGTGAACGCCCCGACCAGATCGCCATCCGCTGCCCCGGCCGCCGCGGCGCCGGCAATGGCATGGCGGCCTACGACGTCACCCTGGATTACCGCCAGCTGGACGCCCGCAGCGACGCCATGGCCGCCGGCCTGGCCGGCTACGGGATCGGCCGAGGGGTGCGCACGGTGGTGATGGTGCGGCCCTCGCCGGAGTTCTTCCTGTTGATGTTCGCGCTGTTCAAGCAGGGCGCGGTGCCGGTGCTGGTCGATCCGGGCATCGACAAGCGCGCGCTGAAACAGTGTCTGGACGAGGCGCAACCGGAAGCCTTCATCGGCATTCCGCTGGCCCATGTGGCGCGGCTGGTGCTGCGCTGGGCGCCGTCGGCTGCGCGCCTGGTGACCGTCGGCCGCCGCCTCGGCTGGGGCGGAACCACCCTGGCCGCGCTGGAGCGCGCCGGCGCCAACGGGGGGCCGATGCTGGCCGCCACCGATGGCGAGGACATGGCGGCGATCCTGTTCACCAGCGGCTCCACCGGCGTGCCCAAGGGCGTGGTCTACCGCCACCGCCATTTCGTCGGCCAGATCCAGCTGCTGGGCAGCGCCTTCGGCATGGAGGCGGGCGGGGTGGACCTGCCGACCTTCCCGCCGTTTGCCTTGTTCGACCCGGCGCTGGGCCTGACCTCGGTGATCCCGGACATGGACCCGACGCGGCCGGCACAGGCCGACCCGGCACGCCTGCACGATGCCATCCAGCGCTTCGGCGTGACCCAGCTGTTTGGCTCGCCCGCGCTGATGCGGGTGCTGGCCCGGCATGGCCGGCCCCTGCCAACGGTGACCCGGGTGACCTCGGCCGGTGCGCCGGTGCCGCCGGATGTGGTCGCTACCATCCGCAGTCTGCTGCCCGCCGATGCGCAGTTCTGGACCCCGTATGGCGCCACCGAATGCCTGCCGGTGGCGGTGGTGGAGGGCCGCGAGCTGGAGCGCACCCGTGCTGCTACCGAAGCCGGCGCCGGTACCTGCGTGGGCAGCGTGGTCGAGCCGAACGAGGTGCGCATCATCGCCATCGATGACGCACCGCTGCCGGACTGGTCGCAGGCGCGCGTGCTGTCCACCGGCGAGGTGGGCGAGATCACCGTGGCCGGACCGACCGCCACCGACAGCTACTTCAACCGCCCGCAGGCCACCGCAGCGGCGAAGATCAGCGAGACATTGGCTGATGGCAGCGTGCGCGTCGTGCATCGCATGGGCGACGTCGGTTACTTCGATGCGCAGGGTCGCCTGTGGTTCTGCGGGCGCAAGACCCATCGGGTGGAAACCGCGCGCGGGCCGCTGTACACCGAACAGGTCGAGCCGGTGTTCAATACCGTGCCCGGGGTGGCGCGCACGGCGCTGGTCGGTGTTGGTCCGGCCGGTGCGCAGGTGCCGGTGCTGTGCGTGGAGCTGCAACGTGGTCAGTCAGACAGCCCGGCGCTGCAGGAAGCGCTGCGTGCGCACGCAGCAGCCCGCGCGCCAGAAGCCGGCCTGCAGCACTTCCTGGTGCATCCGGCGTTCCCCGTCGATATCCGTCACAACGCCAAGATCGGCCGCGAGAAGCTCGCCGTCTGGGCCAGCGCCGAACTGGAGAAGCGCGCATGA
- a CDS encoding DUF1328 domain-containing protein, with protein MLHYAVIFFVIAIIAAVLGFSGIAGAASNIAWILFVVFLVLAVISMFRKRG; from the coding sequence ATGCTGCATTACGCCGTCATCTTTTTCGTCATCGCCATCATCGCCGCCGTGCTCGGCTTTTCCGGCATCGCCGGTGCTGCCAGCAACATCGCCTGGATCCTGTTCGTTGTGTTCCTGGTACTGGCAGTGATCTCGATGTTCCGCAAGCGCGGATAG
- a CDS encoding M16 family metallopeptidase encodes MSLALRPRAALLAVALSTALGTLAPTSALAAKPAAPAKVDIPYEQFTLPNGLRVIVHTDRKAPIVAVNVWYHVGSKDEPAGRTGFAHLFEHLMFQSSENHDGEYFEPFKQVGATGQNGTTNTDRTNYFENVPTTALDMALWMESDRMGHLVGAIDQAALDEQRGVVQNEKRQGENQPYGQAWDQINKALYPVGHPYHHGVIGSMNDLNAASLDDVKNWFRTWYGPNNAVLVLAGDIDLATAKEKVARYFGSIPAGPTMAQPAVNVAKRSADTRETMTDKVPQARIYRAWNVPQVGTTDIDQLQLFAEVLGGAKSSRLSQRLQHQDKLVDSIGSGLSTSQLGSNFVIVATVKQGQDPAKVEKIIDEELDRLIKQGPTAAELARAKTGARAGFIRGIERIGGFGGKADALAECAVFTGDPGCFRTSLANIEKASAADLSRLGAQWLDKGSHTLVIAPGERVALKEDPSQTPKPFTVPAVDPKYSTLPEQVDRKAGVPQTREFPQLKFPALQRATLKNGTQVILAERHEIPVVQFSYQFPGGFSADQGRKPGTANFTMSLMTEGAGKLGSLAFADAADALGASLDASAGLDSMSVDLSALKENLAPSLALYRDLLREPRFEQGEIDRVKATWIAGIQQEKVNPGAVAMRVLPPLLYGKGHPYAIPFTGSGDEAAINGLTREDLVDFHHDWLRPQNGTLIVVGDTTLAEIVPLLDKQLGDWKATGEAPQVKAATDVALPKGPRVFLIDQPGAVQANLFAGQVVPPSSAASSTRFDIANGVIGGDFTSRLNMNLREDKHWSYGARSSATNSVGQRPWMASAPVQIDKTGPALAEMRKEIAAFADGSKPATAAEVNRIRNIQTLSLPGAYETASAVAATIGSIVQFKRPDDYVLRRKAEIEAMTPAQVQQAAAEIKPQALTWVVVGDLKQTEAAVRALNLGEVTVIDAEGNPVKK; translated from the coding sequence ATGTCTCTCGCCCTTCGCCCGCGCGCTGCACTGCTGGCCGTCGCCCTCAGCACCGCCCTGGGCACGCTCGCGCCCACCTCCGCACTGGCCGCCAAGCCGGCGGCTCCGGCCAAGGTCGATATCCCGTACGAGCAGTTCACCCTGCCCAATGGCCTGCGCGTGATCGTGCATACCGATCGCAAGGCGCCGATCGTTGCGGTCAATGTCTGGTACCACGTGGGCAGCAAGGATGAGCCGGCTGGTCGCACCGGCTTCGCGCACCTGTTCGAGCACCTGATGTTCCAGAGCAGCGAAAACCACGACGGCGAGTACTTCGAGCCGTTCAAGCAGGTCGGTGCCACCGGCCAGAACGGCACCACCAACACCGACCGCACCAACTACTTCGAGAACGTGCCGACCACCGCGCTGGACATGGCGCTGTGGATGGAGTCGGACCGCATGGGCCATCTGGTGGGTGCGATCGACCAAGCCGCGCTGGACGAGCAGCGCGGCGTGGTGCAGAACGAGAAGCGCCAGGGCGAGAACCAGCCCTACGGCCAGGCCTGGGACCAGATCAACAAGGCGCTGTACCCGGTCGGCCACCCGTACCACCACGGCGTGATCGGTTCGATGAACGATCTCAACGCCGCCTCGCTGGACGACGTGAAGAACTGGTTCCGTACCTGGTATGGCCCGAACAACGCGGTGCTGGTGCTGGCCGGTGACATCGACCTGGCCACCGCCAAGGAGAAGGTCGCCAGGTACTTCGGCAGCATCCCCGCTGGCCCGACCATGGCGCAGCCGGCAGTGAACGTGGCCAAGCGCAGTGCCGATACCCGCGAGACGATGACCGACAAGGTGCCGCAGGCACGCATCTACCGCGCCTGGAACGTGCCGCAGGTCGGCACCACCGACATCGACCAGCTGCAGCTGTTCGCCGAAGTGCTGGGCGGAGCCAAGTCCTCGCGCCTGAGCCAGCGCCTGCAGCACCAGGACAAGCTGGTGGACAGCATCGGCTCGGGCCTGTCGACCTCGCAGCTGGGCTCCAACTTCGTGATCGTGGCGACCGTCAAGCAGGGCCAGGACCCGGCCAAGGTCGAGAAGATCATCGATGAGGAACTGGACCGCCTGATCAAGCAGGGCCCGACCGCGGCCGAGCTGGCGCGCGCCAAGACCGGCGCCCGCGCCGGCTTCATCCGTGGCATCGAACGCATCGGCGGCTTCGGCGGCAAGGCCGATGCGCTGGCCGAGTGCGCGGTGTTCACCGGCGACCCGGGCTGCTTCCGCACCTCGCTGGCCAACATCGAGAAGGCCAGTGCCGCCGATCTGAGCCGCCTGGGCGCACAGTGGCTGGACAAGGGCAGCCACACCCTGGTGATCGCACCGGGTGAGCGCGTGGCGCTGAAGGAAGACCCGAGCCAGACGCCGAAGCCGTTCACCGTGCCGGCGGTGGACCCGAAATACAGCACCCTGCCGGAACAGGTGGACCGCAAGGCCGGCGTGCCGCAGACCCGCGAGTTCCCGCAGCTGAAGTTCCCGGCGTTGCAGCGCGCCACGCTGAAGAACGGCACCCAGGTGATCCTGGCCGAACGCCACGAGATTCCGGTGGTGCAGTTCAGCTACCAGTTCCCGGGCGGCTTCAGTGCCGACCAGGGCCGCAAGCCGGGCACCGCCAACTTCACCATGAGCCTGATGACCGAAGGCGCCGGCAAGCTCGGTTCGCTGGCCTTCGCCGATGCGGCCGACGCGCTGGGCGCCAGCCTGGACGCTTCGGCTGGCCTGGACTCGATGAGCGTGGACCTGTCGGCACTGAAGGAGAACCTGGCACCGTCGCTGGCGCTGTACCGCGACCTGCTGCGCGAGCCGCGCTTCGAACAGGGCGAGATCGACCGGGTCAAGGCGACCTGGATCGCCGGCATCCAGCAGGAGAAGGTCAACCCGGGTGCGGTGGCGATGCGCGTGCTGCCGCCGCTGCTGTACGGCAAGGGCCACCCGTATGCCATTCCGTTCACCGGCAGCGGTGACGAGGCGGCGATCAATGGCCTGACCCGCGAGGACCTGGTCGACTTCCATCACGACTGGCTGCGCCCGCAGAACGGCACCCTGATCGTGGTCGGTGACACCACCCTGGCCGAGATCGTGCCGCTGCTGGACAAGCAGCTGGGCGACTGGAAGGCGACCGGCGAGGCGCCGCAGGTGAAGGCGGCCACCGACGTGGCGTTGCCGAAGGGCCCGCGCGTGTTCCTGATCGACCAGCCCGGCGCGGTGCAGGCCAACCTGTTCGCCGGCCAGGTGGTACCGCCGTCCAGCGCCGCCAGTTCGACCCGCTTCGATATCGCCAACGGCGTGATCGGTGGCGACTTCACTTCGCGCCTGAACATGAACCTGCGCGAGGACAAGCACTGGTCGTACGGCGCGCGCAGCAGCGCGACCAACTCGGTGGGCCAGCGCCCGTGGATGGCCAGCGCGCCGGTGCAGATCGACAAGACCGGTCCGGCGCTGGCGGAAATGCGCAAGGAAATCGCCGCGTTCGCCGACGGTAGCAAGCCGGCCACCGCCGCCGAGGTCAACCGCATCCGCAACATCCAGACCCTGAGCCTGCCCGGTGCCTACGAGACCGCCAGTGCGGTGGCCGCGACCATCGGTTCGATCGTGCAGTTCAAGCGTCCGGACGACTATGTGCTGCGTCGCAAGGCCGAGATCGAGGCGATGACCCCGGCGCAGGTGCAGCAGGCCGCCGCCGAGATCAAGCCGCAGGCCCTGACCTGGGTGGTGGTGGGTGACCTCAAGCAGACCGAAGCGGCCGTGCGCGCGCTGAACCTGGGCGAGGTGACGGTGATCGACGCCGAAGGCAACCCGGTCAAGAAATAA
- a CDS encoding tRNA (cytidine(34)-2'-O)-methyltransferase, with translation MNAAPQFHVILFQPEIPPNTGNVIRLCANTGAQLHLVEPLGFALEDKQLKRAGLDYHEYSRLQVHPDLDTALARIAPKRLFALSTRASVRYDSVAFEDGDAFLFGPESRGLPQNVLDALPDGRRLRLPMRPDNRSLNLSNTVAVVMYEAWRQHGFAGGA, from the coding sequence ATGAATGCCGCGCCCCAGTTCCACGTGATCCTGTTCCAACCGGAAATCCCGCCCAACACGGGCAATGTGATCCGGCTCTGCGCCAACACCGGCGCGCAACTGCACCTGGTCGAGCCACTCGGCTTCGCACTGGAAGACAAGCAGCTCAAGCGCGCCGGGCTGGACTACCACGAGTACTCGCGCCTGCAGGTGCACCCCGACCTGGACACCGCGCTGGCGCGGATCGCACCGAAGCGGTTGTTCGCCCTGAGTACGCGTGCCAGCGTCCGCTACGACAGCGTGGCCTTTGAAGACGGTGATGCCTTCCTGTTCGGCCCGGAAAGCCGCGGCCTGCCGCAGAACGTGCTCGATGCCCTGCCCGATGGCCGCCGCCTGCGCCTGCCGATGCGGCCGGACAACCGCAGCCTCAATCTTTCCAACACCGTTGCGGTGGTGATGTACGAAGCGTGGCGGCAGCATGGGTTTGCCGGCGGGGCGTAA
- a CDS encoding DUF4156 domain-containing protein, with protein MRVLLLSSLLLTVTACTWVPIEPAGKATRVLPAGPVPAGCIAKGEVVVTVKSKVGFYNRNPLRVQEELETLARNEAPSAGANAVQAAAAPADGSQRFAAFQCPPR; from the coding sequence ATGCGCGTTCTGCTGCTTTCCTCCCTGCTGCTTACCGTCACCGCCTGTACCTGGGTGCCGATCGAACCGGCCGGCAAGGCGACCCGCGTGCTGCCGGCAGGCCCGGTTCCGGCCGGCTGCATCGCCAAGGGCGAGGTGGTGGTTACCGTGAAGAGCAAGGTCGGCTTCTACAACCGCAACCCGCTGCGCGTGCAGGAAGAGCTGGAAACCCTGGCCCGCAACGAGGCCCCGAGCGCCGGCGCCAACGCCGTACAGGCCGCCGCCGCGCCCGCCGATGGCAGCCAGCGCTTCGCCGCTTTCCAGTGCCCGCCGCGCTGA
- a CDS encoding YkgJ family cysteine cluster protein: MQHPCMTCGACCTQYRVAFHWMESDEVTPGGVPHQLTEVLDPHRLCMRGTHSKPVRCVALDAQIGVYSRCTIHPNRPSVCREVDASWEYGKASPQCDKARIAYGLDPLTLADWRWRDAADNDDDHPDDNGNSPSSPPQAPVAA, translated from the coding sequence ATGCAACATCCCTGCATGACCTGCGGCGCCTGCTGCACCCAATACCGCGTGGCCTTCCACTGGATGGAATCAGACGAGGTCACCCCCGGCGGCGTACCGCACCAGCTGACCGAGGTGCTGGACCCGCATCGCCTGTGCATGCGCGGCACCCACTCCAAGCCGGTGCGCTGCGTGGCGCTGGATGCGCAGATCGGCGTGTACTCACGCTGCACCATCCACCCCAACCGGCCCAGCGTGTGCCGTGAGGTGGACGCGTCCTGGGAGTACGGCAAGGCCAGCCCGCAGTGCGACAAGGCGCGCATCGCCTATGGCCTGGATCCGCTCACACTGGCCGACTGGCGCTGGCGCGACGCGGCCGACAACGACGACGACCATCCGGACGACAACGGCAACAGCCCGTCTTCGCCGCCGCAGGCGCCGGTCGCCGCGTGA
- the oleD gene encoding 2-alkyl-3-oxoalkanoate reductase — translation MKILVTGGGGFLGQALCRGLVERGHQVLAFNRSHYPELQAMGVGQIRGDLADAQAVLHAVAGVDAVFHNGAKAGAWGSYDSYHQANVVGTDNVLAACRAHGISRLVYTSTPSVTHRATHPVEGLGADEVPYGEDFQAPYAATKAIAEQRVLAANDATLATVALRPRLIWGPGDQQLVPRLAERARQGRLRLVGDGNNKVDTTYIDNAALAHFLAFEALAPGAACAGKAYFISNGEPLPMRELVNKLLQAVGAPTVDKAISFKTAYRIGAICERLWPLLRLRGEPPLTRFLAEQLCTPHWYSMEPARRDFGYVPQVSIEEGLRRLKASSAA, via the coding sequence ATGAAGATCCTGGTCACCGGTGGTGGTGGTTTCCTTGGCCAGGCGCTGTGCCGCGGGCTGGTCGAACGTGGCCACCAGGTGCTGGCGTTCAACCGCAGCCACTACCCGGAACTGCAGGCCATGGGCGTGGGCCAGATCCGCGGCGATCTGGCCGATGCACAGGCGGTGCTGCACGCGGTGGCCGGCGTCGATGCGGTGTTCCACAACGGTGCGAAGGCCGGCGCCTGGGGCAGCTATGACAGCTACCACCAGGCCAACGTGGTGGGCACCGACAACGTCCTCGCGGCCTGCCGTGCACATGGCATCAGCCGCCTGGTCTACACCTCCACGCCCAGCGTGACCCACCGCGCCACCCATCCGGTGGAAGGCCTGGGGGCTGACGAGGTGCCGTACGGCGAGGACTTCCAGGCACCGTATGCGGCGACCAAGGCAATCGCCGAACAGCGCGTGCTGGCCGCCAATGATGCAACGCTGGCGACGGTGGCGCTGCGCCCACGGCTGATCTGGGGCCCGGGCGACCAGCAGCTGGTGCCGCGCCTGGCCGAACGTGCACGGCAGGGCCGCCTGCGCCTGGTGGGCGATGGCAACAACAAGGTGGATACCACTTACATCGACAACGCCGCGCTCGCGCACTTCCTCGCCTTCGAGGCATTGGCGCCGGGCGCCGCGTGTGCGGGCAAGGCCTACTTCATTTCCAACGGCGAACCGCTGCCGATGCGCGAGCTGGTCAACAAACTGCTGCAGGCGGTGGGTGCACCGACCGTGGACAAGGCGATCAGCTTCAAGACCGCTTATCGCATTGGCGCCATCTGCGAACGGCTGTGGCCGCTGCTGCGCCTGCGCGGCGAGCCGCCGTTGACCCGCTTCCTGGCCGAGCAGCTGTGCACGCCTCACTGGTACAGCATGGAGCCGGCACGCCGGGACTTCGGTTACGTGCCGCAGGTCAGCATCGAAGAAGGGCTGCGCAGGCTGAAGGCTTCATCTGCCGCATAG
- a CDS encoding acyl-CoA dehydrogenase family protein produces the protein MALHPYDLFDVRSLLNEEERAVQESVARFTNERVLPIIGDAFDQARFPDELVPEIAALGLLGATLPTEYGGGDLGAVSYGLICQELERGDSGLRSFVSVQSSLCMYPIYAYGSEEQRQQWLPAMARGELIGCFGLTEAHGGSDPASMKTRAVRDGSDWRISGSKMWITSGPVADLAIVWAQTEDGIQGFVLEKGMAGFTTQEIKHKMSLRASLTGALFFDDVRVPDSHRLPNVKGLKGPLGCLTQARYGISWGPIGAAIACLDEALGYAKERVLFGRPLAATQSAQIKLAEMARRITTAQLLALQLGRLKEAGQLQPQQVSLAKWNNCRMAIDIARECRDLLGGAGITTEHVAIRHALNLESVITYEGTETVHQLVIGRELTGINAF, from the coding sequence ATGGCTTTGCATCCGTACGATCTGTTCGATGTCCGTTCCCTGCTCAACGAGGAAGAGCGCGCGGTGCAGGAAAGCGTCGCCCGCTTCACCAACGAGCGCGTACTGCCGATCATCGGCGATGCCTTCGACCAGGCCCGTTTCCCCGATGAACTGGTGCCGGAGATCGCCGCGCTGGGCCTGCTGGGCGCCACCCTGCCGACCGAATACGGCGGTGGCGATCTCGGCGCGGTCAGCTACGGCCTGATCTGCCAGGAGCTGGAACGCGGCGATTCAGGCCTGCGCAGCTTCGTCTCGGTGCAGAGCTCGCTGTGCATGTACCCGATCTATGCCTACGGCAGCGAGGAGCAACGCCAGCAGTGGTTGCCGGCGATGGCGCGCGGTGAGCTGATCGGCTGCTTCGGGCTGACCGAGGCGCACGGCGGTTCCGATCCGGCCAGCATGAAGACCCGCGCGGTGCGCGACGGCAGCGACTGGCGCATCAGCGGCAGCAAGATGTGGATCACCAGCGGCCCGGTGGCCGACCTGGCCATCGTCTGGGCGCAGACCGAGGACGGCATTCAGGGCTTTGTGCTGGAGAAGGGCATGGCCGGCTTCACCACGCAGGAGATCAAGCACAAGATGAGCCTGCGCGCGTCGCTGACCGGTGCGCTGTTCTTTGACGACGTGCGTGTGCCCGACAGTCACCGCCTGCCGAACGTGAAGGGCCTCAAGGGGCCGCTGGGTTGCCTGACCCAGGCCCGCTACGGCATCAGCTGGGGCCCGATCGGTGCCGCCATTGCCTGCCTGGATGAAGCGCTGGGCTATGCCAAGGAGCGCGTGCTGTTCGGCCGCCCGCTGGCCGCCACGCAGAGCGCGCAGATCAAGCTGGCCGAAATGGCCCGCCGCATCACCACCGCGCAGCTGCTGGCGCTGCAGCTGGGGCGGTTGAAGGAGGCGGGCCAGCTGCAGCCGCAGCAGGTCAGCCTGGCCAAGTGGAACAACTGCCGCATGGCCATCGACATCGCCCGCGAGTGTCGCGATCTGCTGGGCGGCGCTGGTATCACCACCGAACACGTGGCGATCCGGCATGCGCTGAACCTGGAATCGGTGATCACCTATGAGGGCACCGAGACCGTGCACCAGCTGGTGATCGGCCGCGAACTGACCGGCATCAACGCGTTCTGA
- a CDS encoding 3-oxoacyl-ACP synthase III has protein sequence MLFKNVSIAGLAHVDAPHTLTTKEINERLQPTLDRLGIRTDVLGDIAGIHARRLWDNGVLASDAATMAGRKALEDAGVDATQVGLLVNTSVSRDYLEPSTASIVSGNLGVSDECMTFDVANACLAFINGMDIAARMIERGDIDYALVVDGETANLVYEKTLERMTAPDVTADDFRNELAALTTGSGAAAMVMARSELVPDAPRYKGGVTRSATEWNQLCLGNLDRMVTDTRLLLIEGIKLAQKTFTAAKIALGWAVEELDQFVIHQVSQPHTAAFIKNFGIDPKKVMTIFGEHGNIGPASVPIVLSKLKQLGKLKKGDRIALLGIGSGLNCSMAEVVW, from the coding sequence ATGCTCTTCAAGAATGTCTCGATCGCCGGCCTGGCACACGTTGATGCGCCGCACACGCTGACGACCAAGGAAATCAACGAGCGGCTGCAGCCGACGTTGGATCGCCTAGGTATCCGCACCGACGTGCTCGGCGATATCGCCGGCATCCACGCCCGCCGCCTGTGGGACAACGGCGTGCTTGCGTCCGATGCCGCCACCATGGCCGGCCGCAAGGCGCTGGAAGACGCGGGCGTCGATGCGACGCAGGTCGGCCTGCTGGTCAACACCTCGGTCAGCCGCGACTACCTGGAGCCGTCCACGGCCTCCATCGTGTCGGGCAACCTCGGCGTCAGCGACGAGTGCATGACCTTCGATGTCGCCAATGCCTGCCTGGCCTTCATCAACGGCATGGATATCGCGGCGCGCATGATCGAGCGCGGCGACATCGACTACGCGCTGGTGGTGGATGGCGAGACCGCCAACCTGGTGTACGAGAAGACCCTGGAGCGCATGACCGCTCCGGACGTCACCGCTGACGACTTCCGCAACGAGCTGGCCGCCCTGACCACCGGTTCGGGTGCCGCCGCGATGGTGATGGCGCGCTCGGAGCTGGTGCCGGACGCACCGCGCTACAAGGGCGGCGTGACCCGCTCGGCCACCGAGTGGAACCAGCTGTGCCTGGGCAACCTGGACCGCATGGTCACCGATACCCGCCTGCTGCTGATCGAAGGCATCAAGCTGGCCCAGAAGACCTTCACCGCCGCCAAGATCGCCTTGGGCTGGGCCGTGGAAGAGCTGGACCAGTTCGTGATCCACCAGGTCAGCCAGCCGCATACCGCTGCGTTCATCAAGAACTTCGGCATCGACCCGAAGAAGGTCATGACCATCTTCGGCGAGCACGGCAACATCGGCCCGGCCTCGGTGCCGATCGTGCTGAGCAAGCTCAAGCAGCTGGGCAAGCTGAAGAAGGGCGATCGCATCGCGCTTCTGGGCATTGGTTCCGGCCTGAACTGCTCGATGGCCGAAGTGGTCTGGTAA